A region of Fusarium keratoplasticum isolate Fu6.1 chromosome 6, whole genome shotgun sequence DNA encodes the following proteins:
- a CDS encoding UPF0020 domain-containing protein, giving the protein MLFPVKFDPANIAAEEAIRQRSRSREPTFITPQPNIHGEKVEMDFLIKFAQAHESFRVAEIEALALVEGLDMKIIEYSEDSPFCVVQLPSVEAAKKLIKRSILAQSIHELWGRGSTLEDVHHAVKSDTSHLWDQYMEKSFRFEVEPFQGSRSAKKRLELINSFRFLGWKGPVKMSNPDNLFTIFEMWPFNSVPLNIPDPRAIYLGRYVASSSREILVRFDLKKRGYISTTSMDSELALVTANIALAAPGKLFYDPFVGTGSFPVACAHFGALAWGSDIDGRSIRGEGGKKSLLGNFQQYGLTSCLGDVFSSDLTNSPIRRQRRTWDGIVCDPPYGVREGLRVLGLRDPEKTPWLIEQGKERGMNPDYVPPKKPYSFLIMLDDILNFAADTLVDNGRLSFWMPTANDEELEIPVPTHPCLEIVVVCVQPFNKWSRRLITYRRLPDSEVSQPALEAYASRQKLTVNGTSADELNPFRRGYFKKFEADE; this is encoded by the exons ATGCTTTTCCCCGTCAAGTTTGATCCCGCAAACATCGCTGCAGAAGAAGCTATCCGCCAAAGAAGTCGTTCACG TGAGCCGACTTTTATTACTCCTCAACCAAATATCCACGGAGAAAAAGTCGAGATGGACTTTCTCATAAAATTTGCGCAGGCGCACGAGTCCTTTCGGGTCGCCGAAATCGAGGCGCTGGCGCTCGTCGAGGGTCTTGACATGAAGATTATCGAGTATAGCGAGGAT TCCCCCTTCTGCGTTGTACAACTGCCTTCGGtggaggcagccaagaagctgaTCAAGAGATCTATCCTTGCTCAGTCTATCCATGAACTTTGGGGCCGTGGAAGCACTCTAGAAGATGTCCACCATGCCGTCAAGTCAGACACATCGCATCTTTGGGACCAGTACATGGAGAAGTCGTTCAGGTTCGAGGTCGAGCCTTTTCAAGGCTCCCGCTCTGCGAAGAAGAGACTTGAACTCATCAACTCTTTTCGGTTCTTGGGCTGGAAGGGGCCTGTCAAAATGTCAAACCCTGACAACTTGTTCACCATCTTTGAGATGTGGCCGTTCAACAGCGTCCCTCTCAACATCCCAGATCCTAGAGCTATCTACCTTGGCCGTTACGTCGCAAGCTCATCTCGAGAAATACTGGTCAGATTTGACTTGAAGAAACGAGGGTACATCTCTACTACGAGCATGGACTCAGAGCTTGCCCTGGTCACTGCCAACATCGCTCTCGCTGCTCCAGGCAAACTCTTTTACGACCCCTTTGTTGGAACAGGCTCATTCCCCGTGGCCTGTGCTCACTTTGGCGCTCTGGCCTGGGGTAGTGACATCGATGGCCGGAGCATTCGCGGCGAGGGTGGAAAAAAGAGTCTGCTGGGGAATTTCCAGCAATATGGCCTGACTTCTTGTCTGGGGGATGTATTCTCCTCAGACTTGACCAATTCACCCATCAGGAGACAACGAAGGACATGGGATGGGATCGTCTGCGACCCCCCGTATGGTGTCCGCGAGGGACTCAGAGTGCTGGGTCTCCGAGACCCTGAGAAAACACCTTGGTTGATAGAGCAAGGGAAGGAAAGGGGAAT GAATCCCGACTACGTCCCGCCAAAGAAGCCATACAGCTTCCTCATAATGCTCGACGACATTCTCAACTTTGCAGCGGACACACTGGTTGACAACGGCAGACTCTCGTTCTGGATGCCAACCGCTAACGATGAGGAACTCGAGATCCCAGTACCTACCCATCCCTGCCTCGAGATTGTTGTAGTCTGCGTCCAGCCTTTCAACAAAT GGTCAAGAAGGCTCATCACCTACCGCCGACTGCCCGACTCAGAGGTTTCACAACCTGCTCTCGAAGCCTACGCAAGCCGACAGAAGCTTACGGTCAACGGAACATCAGCAGATGAACTCAACCCATTTCGGCGTGGATATTTCAAAAAGTTCGAGGCTGACGAATAA